One Heyndrickxia oleronia genomic window, CATTTGTACATCATCCATTAGATGAGAATTGGGGAAATTACCATAGTCCAATGGAATTAGATGTAGCCAAGCAAATTGTAAATTCATGTAACCAATACAATGTCTATAATATTGTTGCGGAAGTTTTAGATAATGTTTATTTACACAATCATGACAAAAAGCTATTAGATATTTTTCATATGGGTAATCCTAATATAACTACAGGAAATCTCAATCAAATGTTAAATGATCATCCAACCTCTTTACTCATTCACGCAGAAGAAAAACATGTCCACCATATACGAGAACATTTGAGTACGATGCACGCAGAGGTTATAGATCATCGTCGCTGGGGAGCTCCTTGGCATATTATTGAGATCGTTAAATCTGGATTAAATAAAGCTGTTGGTATCCAAAAGGTAGCGGATTATTATCAAATTGATCAAAAAAATATTATCGCTTTCGGAGATGAGGATAATGATTTGGAAATGATCGAATATGCTGGAGTAGGAGTAGCAATGGGGAATGGGATTAAACCATTGAAAGACATTGCAAATGAAGTTACTTTTTCTAATATGGATGATGGGGTTTCAGTCTTTCTGGAAGACTTTTTCAAACTAAAATAAAATGCCATTTATTTCTCGTTTTATTATTCCTAACATGATTCATACTATTTATTGAACGAACAGTCATAATTATTTCGTTCACACTTGAATGAAAAGGCGGTGTTTCGTTTGGGTAAAAGAAACAAGTCTAAACGCTTTGTTCAACAAGGAAAAGACGCAGTGGCAAAACATGCAGAGCGATTTCCTTATCGTTCCACTTTAGCTGAGGCAGAAGAACAACAAACTGAGCTTATGAAAGAGTCCTCTTTAGGAGGAATAGAATAATGGCGAATAGATTGTTTCAACAAGCGAGACAGTATGTAGAAATGGCAAAAGATGCTTCTGGGAATGGAAACCAACAGGAACTAATTTCTAAAGCAAAAAATGCCGTGTCTTCTGCATATGCTAATTCAACCTTTGCTGAACAGCAGCAATTACAAGAACTTCAATCTGAAATTGATCGACTAAAATAGCTGCCTTATGGCAGCTATTTTTTTATCCAGTTCAGTTTATTCCTTTCTAAAGAAGCCAAAAATCCCAGTCGTTTGAACAATATTAGTAAATGCATTAGGATCTACCTCTTTAATAATATGTTCTAGATCATACAATTCATATCTTGTTATAACGATCATTAACATCTGTCGTTCTTCATTAGAAAACGCACCCTTTACTGGGATCAAAGTAATTCCGCGTACCAATTTTGAATGGATAGCCCTTTTTAATTCCTCTGACCTCTTTGTAATAATCATCGCTGTAAGTTTCTGATACCTTGTATGTATAGCATCAATCACTCTTGTAGAAGCATATAGTGATAAAAGAGTATACAATGCCTTATCCCAACCATATACGGCACCAGCAGTTATAACGATTCCCGCATTTAAAATAAAAAAGTAATTTCCAACAGGCTTGTCCTTCATTCGTGATAAAACCATAGCAATAATATCAAGTCCACCTGTTGAAGCACCAAACTTCAAAGTAATTCCTACACCTACGGCAGTAATAACACCTCCAAAAACAGAGTATAATAGGATATCACTTGAAGTTTTTTGGATTGGAATCACTTCCAATAAAATAGACATAAAAATTACCGAAATAAAGCTGTATAAAGTAAATATCTTCCCAATCTTTTTCCATCCTAATATTGCAACAGGTATATTAAATAGAAACAATAATAATCCTGTTGATAGATGTAATGGTGTGAATTGAGTAATTATTTTAGATAATAATTGTGCGATCCCTGTAAATCCACTAGCATAAACATTTGCCGGCTTCAAAAAATAGTTCATTGCAAATGCATTGAGAACAGCACCAATAAAAACAACACCTAGTTTCTTTACATGTTCCCAAACCGAATCAATTTTCATAATCAACCTCCTTCTTTTATTGATTTACCCAAATCCCGTTTGTTCATACTGAAAGGATTGTGATTTTCGCTAAAAATGGTACACTAAAATGTGAACTCATAAATTTATTTATATATTTTTTAATTTTTAGGGGTGAAAAATATGGGTGTCAAAATTTTTGCAGATAGCGCCAGTGATATGCCACTATCATTTTTTCAAGAAAATCAAGTGAAATTAATACCTCTTCGCGTATACATAGATGAAACGGAATATGAAGACTTACAAACGATCAATCCTAAGCAAGTATTCAAAGAAATTAGAGCAGGAAAAATGCCAAAAACATCCCAACCTACACCACAAGCTTTTCAGGAAGTGTTCACGGAATTAGCCAAATCCAATCAATCTGGGATCTATATTGCTTTCTCCTCTGCATTATCTGGAACATATCAAACGGCTGTTATGGTCCACGAACAAGTAAAAGAAGAGTATCCAAATCTAGATCTTACAATTATTGATACAAAATGCGCTTCTGTTGGATTTGGCTTAGTTGTAAAATCAGCAGCTGAGATGGCAGCTAATGGGGCTTCAAAGGAAGAAATTATTGAGGATATCCATTTCCGCAGTCAACATATGGAACATTTATTTACAGTTGAAGACCTCGATTACCTCGCAAAAGGTGGACGACTTTCAAAAGCTTCCGCATTCTTAGGTGGACTTTTAAATATTAAACCACTCTTACATGTCGAAGAAGGGAAGCTTATCCCCATCGAGAAGATTCGCGGCAAGAAAAAGCTTCTAAAAAGAATCCTTGATGTTATGGAGGAAAGAGGAATCGATTTAGAACATCAAGTGGTTGGTAT contains:
- a CDS encoding DUF3813 domain-containing protein, whose product is MANRLFQQARQYVEMAKDASGNGNQQELISKAKNAVSSAYANSTFAEQQQLQELQSEIDRLK
- a CDS encoding YitT family protein gives rise to the protein MKIDSVWEHVKKLGVVFIGAVLNAFAMNYFLKPANVYASGFTGIAQLLSKIITQFTPLHLSTGLLLFLFNIPVAILGWKKIGKIFTLYSFISVIFMSILLEVIPIQKTSSDILLYSVFGGVITAVGVGITLKFGASTGGLDIIAMVLSRMKDKPVGNYFFILNAGIVITAGAVYGWDKALYTLLSLYASTRVIDAIHTRYQKLTAMIITKRSEELKRAIHSKLVRGITLIPVKGAFSNEERQMLMIVITRYELYDLEHIIKEVDPNAFTNIVQTTGIFGFFRKE
- a CDS encoding DegV family protein, producing the protein MGVKIFADSASDMPLSFFQENQVKLIPLRVYIDETEYEDLQTINPKQVFKEIRAGKMPKTSQPTPQAFQEVFTELAKSNQSGIYIAFSSALSGTYQTAVMVHEQVKEEYPNLDLTIIDTKCASVGFGLVVKSAAEMAANGASKEEIIEDIHFRSQHMEHLFTVEDLDYLAKGGRLSKASAFLGGLLNIKPLLHVEEGKLIPIEKIRGKKKLLKRILDVMEERGIDLEHQVVGISHGDDEEAALEMKAMIEERFGTKDFYINIIGSAVGSHAGPGTLALFFLNAKK
- a CDS encoding Cof-type HAD-IIB family hydrolase, with translation MKNQFLIALDLDGTLLTDNKTISERTLKTLKRLQQEGHIVMISTGRPFRSSVQYYHELELNTPIVNFNGAFVHHPLDENWGNYHSPMELDVAKQIVNSCNQYNVYNIVAEVLDNVYLHNHDKKLLDIFHMGNPNITTGNLNQMLNDHPTSLLIHAEEKHVHHIREHLSTMHAEVIDHRRWGAPWHIIEIVKSGLNKAVGIQKVADYYQIDQKNIIAFGDEDNDLEMIEYAGVGVAMGNGIKPLKDIANEVTFSNMDDGVSVFLEDFFKLK